One genomic window of Candidatus Pseudobacter hemicellulosilyticus includes the following:
- the ispG gene encoding (E)-4-hydroxy-3-methylbut-2-enyl-diphosphate synthase — protein MQLYCESLTAYKRIKTLEVKVGDLLLGNYHPLRVQTMTTTDTMDTLGTVEQSIRCIEAGAELVRITAPSKKEAENLLVIKNELHKRGYFTPLVADIHFTPNAAEIAARIVEKVRVNPGNYVDKKKFEQIDYTDAEYAEEIERIRDRFTPLVKICKEYGTAMRIGTNHGSLSDRIMSRYGDTPMGMVESAMEFLRIARYENYHNIVLSMKASNPQVMVQAYRLLVQTMEAEFNACYPLHLGVTEAGDGEDGRIKSAIGIGSLLEDGIGDTIRVSLTEDPEFEIPVCRDLVKRYQSPITGTEQPRNQGPSIPTIEKITYDPFNYSRRNNFAIGNIGGKQVPVVIADLSKMATITPQDLQSIGYTYQETLDKWNISDAAADYVFTGRQLLPFALPGTLKVITYADAWQQAADKEKYFPLFEGSDYARAVTKSSQLNFVMVDCFGDEPTKDQPDHLQAIAHDPTAVICLSSTNTNALQAVRRMFVELQQRSIQNPVVLVTDSNCQTPDEHLIHFATETGALLLDGFGDGICLGFGGQAQMASIKATGRTYLEVKDIYQFTNNTAFSILQATRTRISKTEYISCPSCGRTLFDLQETTAKIRSVTNHLKGVKIAIMGCIVNGPGEMADADFGYVGSGPGKITLYKGKEVVKRNVDSAIAVEELINLLKENGAWVEEAALAQ, from the coding sequence ATGCAGCTTTACTGCGAATCATTAACAGCGTATAAAAGGATCAAAACCCTTGAAGTGAAAGTGGGCGACCTGCTGCTGGGTAATTACCATCCCCTGCGGGTCCAGACAATGACCACAACCGACACCATGGATACCCTGGGCACGGTTGAACAAAGCATCCGCTGCATTGAGGCCGGCGCCGAGCTGGTCCGCATCACCGCCCCCAGTAAGAAAGAAGCCGAGAACCTGCTGGTCATTAAAAATGAGTTGCACAAACGCGGTTATTTTACCCCGCTGGTGGCTGATATCCATTTCACCCCCAATGCTGCAGAAATTGCCGCACGCATCGTGGAGAAGGTTAGGGTGAATCCCGGCAACTATGTTGACAAGAAAAAGTTTGAACAGATTGACTATACCGATGCTGAATATGCAGAGGAGATAGAAAGGATCAGGGACCGCTTTACGCCCCTGGTGAAGATCTGTAAAGAATATGGCACCGCCATGCGTATTGGCACCAACCATGGTTCCCTCAGTGATCGCATCATGAGCCGTTATGGCGATACGCCCATGGGCATGGTGGAATCCGCCATGGAATTCCTGCGCATTGCCCGCTACGAGAACTACCACAATATTGTGCTGAGCATGAAGGCCAGCAACCCGCAGGTAATGGTACAGGCCTATCGCCTGCTGGTGCAGACCATGGAGGCCGAGTTCAACGCCTGCTACCCGCTGCACTTAGGCGTTACAGAAGCAGGTGATGGAGAAGATGGCCGGATCAAATCCGCCATCGGTATCGGCAGCCTGCTGGAAGACGGTATTGGCGATACCATCCGCGTATCCCTCACCGAAGACCCGGAGTTTGAGATCCCTGTTTGCCGCGACCTGGTGAAAAGGTACCAATCACCCATAACCGGCACTGAACAACCCCGTAACCAGGGCCCCTCCATCCCGACCATAGAAAAGATCACGTACGATCCCTTCAATTATAGCCGCCGCAACAATTTTGCCATTGGTAATATCGGCGGCAAACAGGTGCCGGTAGTCATTGCAGATCTGAGCAAGATGGCTACCATCACGCCGCAGGACCTGCAAAGTATTGGCTACACCTACCAGGAAACACTGGATAAATGGAATATCAGTGATGCAGCAGCAGACTATGTTTTCACCGGCCGCCAGCTCCTGCCTTTTGCCTTACCCGGCACCCTGAAAGTGATCACCTATGCAGACGCCTGGCAGCAGGCTGCTGATAAAGAAAAATACTTCCCGCTCTTTGAAGGCAGTGACTATGCAAGGGCCGTTACTAAAAGCAGCCAGCTGAATTTTGTGATGGTAGATTGTTTTGGGGACGAACCAACAAAAGACCAGCCCGATCACTTGCAGGCGATAGCACATGATCCCACCGCTGTCATCTGCCTGAGCAGCACCAACACGAATGCCTTACAGGCAGTGCGGAGGATGTTTGTAGAGCTGCAGCAGCGCAGTATACAGAATCCTGTAGTCCTGGTAACAGACAGCAACTGTCAGACACCGGATGAACACCTGATCCATTTTGCCACTGAAACAGGCGCCCTGCTGCTGGATGGTTTCGGCGATGGCATCTGCCTGGGCTTTGGCGGCCAGGCACAAATGGCCAGCATCAAAGCAACCGGTCGCACTTACCTGGAAGTAAAAGATATTTACCAGTTCACCAACAATACCGCTTTCTCCATCCTGCAGGCTACCCGCACCAGGATCTCCAAAACAGAATATATTTCCTGCCCTTCCTGCGGCCGTACCCTGTTTGACCTTCAGGAAACCACGGCAAAGATCCGCTCGGTGACCAATCACCTCAAAGGCGTGAAGATCGCTATCATGGGCTGCATTGTGAACGGTCCCGGGGAAATGGCGGATGCTGATTTCGGTTATGTAGGCAGCGGCCCCGGCAAGATCACGTTGTACAAAGGCAAGGAAGTGGTGAAAAGAAATGTGGACAGCGCCATTGCTGTAGAAGAGCTGATCAACCTGCTGAAAGAGAACGGCGCCTGGGTAGAAGAGGCGGCGCTGGCGCAATAG
- a CDS encoding formimidoylglutamase — MWQRYSFSYYLAAMSDVLYIADFLEPVNRAMLSNDEDYKDGQIGKTINVYEDHFPELEQADIVLVGCSESRGAGIHTSKISAPDAIRAEFYQLFWWHFDLQVADVGNIKRGASINDTYAALRTVASELTNAGKLVVILGGTHDLTLAQYRVYADEERIIEAACVDALIDLDIDSRQRDKNFLMEMLTGEPNFIRHYNHIAFQSYYVHPRMLETMDKLRFDCFRVGHVRDAIEEMEPVIRHSSLFSFDISAIAHAYAPSNTITPNGLTGEEACILMRYAGLSPQVSTIGIYGYLPEKDRDQLTAKQITHMLWYLIDGRSRGRREARLEEKESFNEFNIAFAEIETVFLQSKKTGRWWMQLPDKQWIACSYKDYLLASSNEIPERWLRAQERN; from the coding sequence ATGTGGCAAAGATATTCTTTTTCCTACTATCTTGCAGCCATGTCTGATGTACTGTATATAGCTGATTTCCTGGAGCCCGTTAACCGGGCAATGTTGTCAAATGATGAAGATTACAAAGACGGACAGATCGGTAAAACCATCAATGTGTATGAGGATCATTTTCCAGAACTGGAACAGGCAGACATTGTGCTGGTAGGCTGCAGCGAGAGCCGCGGCGCCGGGATCCACACCTCTAAGATCAGCGCTCCCGATGCTATCCGCGCAGAATTTTACCAGCTGTTCTGGTGGCATTTTGACCTCCAGGTAGCCGATGTAGGCAACATCAAACGCGGGGCATCCATCAACGATACCTATGCCGCTCTCAGAACAGTAGCATCCGAACTGACCAATGCCGGTAAGCTGGTCGTGATCCTTGGCGGCACGCACGACCTTACGCTGGCACAGTACCGTGTGTATGCTGATGAAGAAAGGATCATTGAGGCCGCCTGCGTGGACGCACTCATTGACCTGGACATTGATTCCCGCCAGCGCGACAAGAATTTCCTGATGGAAATGCTGACCGGCGAACCCAATTTCATCCGCCATTATAACCATATCGCTTTCCAGAGCTATTATGTGCACCCGCGCATGCTGGAGACCATGGACAAACTCCGGTTCGATTGTTTCCGCGTAGGACATGTCCGGGACGCCATTGAAGAAATGGAACCCGTGATCCGCCACTCATCGCTCTTCAGCTTTGATATATCGGCCATTGCCCATGCCTATGCGCCTTCCAATACCATTACGCCCAACGGCCTCACCGGCGAGGAAGCCTGTATCCTGATGCGGTATGCAGGGCTCAGCCCCCAGGTCAGCACCATCGGCATCTATGGCTACCTGCCGGAGAAAGATCGGGATCAGCTGACAGCCAAACAGATCACCCATATGCTCTGGTACCTGATAGATGGCCGTAGCCGCGGCCGCCGGGAAGCCAGGCTGGAAGAGAAAGAATCCTTCAACGAATTCAATATCGCCTTTGCAGAGATTGAAACTGTTTTCCTGCAAAGCAAGAAGACTGGCCGCTGGTGGATGCAGCTGCCCGATAAGCAATGGATCGCCTGCTCCTACAAGGATTACCTGCTGGCCAGCAGCAATGAGATCCCCGAAAGATGGCTGCGCGCCCAGGAACGCAACTGA
- the pheS gene encoding phenylalanine--tRNA ligase subunit alpha, with translation MEQLLQQIAAYKQEIESLATNGAESLEAYRIKYLGTKGIVKNLFTEMKNVPADKKKEFGLILNEFKQLAENKYDSWKEQLGGDAAGAAASIDVTLPGDTLPLGTRHPINLFLNQVISIFNRLGFSTAEGPEIEDDWHNFTALNIAENHPARDMQDTFYIQQNPDWVLRTHTSNTQIRNMESNQLPIRIVCPGRVYRNEAISARSHCFFHQIEGLYIDENVSFADLKQTLYFFVQEMYGKDIKVRFRPSYFPFTEPSAEMDVQCLICHGEGCPVCKRTGWLEILGCGMVHPKVLENCKIDPNKYTGFAFGMGIERPALLKYGINDIRLFSENDVRFLRQFTSAT, from the coding sequence ATGGAGCAATTGTTACAACAGATAGCAGCTTATAAGCAGGAGATCGAGAGCCTCGCTACCAATGGGGCCGAGTCGCTGGAAGCTTACCGTATTAAATACCTGGGCACCAAAGGCATTGTGAAAAATCTTTTCACAGAAATGAAAAATGTGCCTGCGGACAAAAAGAAAGAGTTTGGCCTGATCCTGAATGAATTCAAACAACTGGCAGAAAACAAATATGACAGCTGGAAAGAGCAGCTGGGTGGTGATGCCGCCGGCGCCGCTGCCAGCATTGATGTAACCCTGCCGGGCGATACCCTGCCCCTGGGCACGCGTCACCCCATCAACCTCTTCCTCAACCAGGTGATCAGCATCTTCAACCGCCTGGGTTTCTCCACCGCTGAAGGTCCCGAGATTGAGGACGACTGGCACAATTTCACGGCCCTCAATATTGCGGAGAACCACCCGGCCCGCGATATGCAGGATACTTTTTATATTCAGCAGAACCCTGACTGGGTGTTGCGCACGCATACCAGCAATACGCAGATCAGGAATATGGAAAGCAACCAGCTGCCCATCCGTATCGTGTGCCCCGGCCGCGTATACCGCAATGAGGCTATCAGCGCCCGCAGCCATTGTTTCTTCCACCAGATAGAAGGACTGTATATTGATGAGAACGTTTCCTTCGCCGACCTGAAGCAGACCCTCTACTTCTTTGTGCAGGAGATGTACGGCAAGGATATCAAAGTGCGTTTTCGCCCCAGCTATTTCCCTTTCACTGAACCCAGCGCAGAGATGGACGTGCAGTGCCTGATCTGTCATGGCGAAGGTTGTCCCGTTTGTAAACGTACCGGCTGGCTGGAGATCCTGGGTTGCGGTATGGTGCATCCGAAAGTGCTGGAGAATTGCAAAATTGATCCCAACAAATACACAGGCTTTGCCTTCGGTATGGGTATTGAGCGGCCCGCACTGCTGAAATATGGTATCAATGATATCCGCTTGTTCAGTGAAAATGATGTGCGCTTCCTGCGACAGTTCACCAGCGCCACCTGA